From the genome of Bacteroidota bacterium:
GGATGGCCGGATTGTGGAGCGGTTTACCGAAGTCTTGCGCGTGCGGGACGATGTCGTCGGTCGCGTCTGGTTTTACCGGGATGTCACCGAGCGCGTCCGTGCCGATGCCGTAATCCTCGAATCACAACAACGGAACAAGGCAATTATCGAGGCCATTCCGGATTTGATCGCCCGTGTTGATCCTGCGGGCACCATTCTCGACCTCAAAATGCCTGAATCGGGCCCGCTTTCGCAATTGTTTCCCAAGGAGGATGGCGCAAATTTGGCAGCATTTTTCCCGGAGGAGTTTGTTGCAGAAGCCATTCGACAGGTGCAATTGGCGTTGACCTCGGGTGATTTGGTGGCCTATGAATGCGAGCTTGAACTTCAAGGAAATCTCCGTGACCTCGAGATTCGGCTCACGCCAAGCGGTCCGGGCGAAGCCCTGTTGATGGCGCGGGACGTCACCGAACGCAAAAAACCGAGCGGGAACTCGTGCAACGCAATCACGAACTCGACAGTTTTGTCTACCGGGCTTCGCATGACCTCAAAGCCCCGCTCAATTCCCTCATGGGACTCATCGAGATCCTGAAGTCCGAAAGCAAGGATCCCGAATTGGCAACCTATCTGCACTTGATGGACAAAAGTGTCATCAAGTTGGACACCTTCATCCGGAACTTGACGGAGTTCAGCAAGATTGCACGGTTGGAGATTCGCAACCAAGGTGTTGATTTCAACGAATTGATCGCCGAGGTGGGCGAAGGACTGAAATACATGGAAAACGCAGGACGCGTTGCGCAGCAAATCGAATTGTCGCCGGGACCTGCATTTATTGGTGACAGCTTTCACATTGGCATTGTCCTTGGGAATTTGTTGTCCAATGCCGTCAAATACCAAGACCTGAAGAAGCCGGACCCTTGGGTCAAGGTCACGGTCAATACTACTCCCCAAGAATGTCAGATCACCGTCGAAGACAACGGCGTAGGGATCGCTGCCGCGCACCAAGGGCGCATTTTCGAATTGTTTTACCGTGCCAGCAACCAGAGTTTCGGCTCAGGCCTTGGCCTGTACATCACCCGGAATGCGGTCGAAAAGATGAAGGGCACGATTGAAATGTTCTCCGAAGAAGGTGTCGGTACCAAGTTTGTTGTCAGCCTTCCCAATCTGAACATTGCTGTGGACAAAGGCTAAGCTGCGATTTTGGGCGAATGTGTTTTGCGAAGGCTGAAAACGCCAAATCAAACGCTTGCAGTTTCCTGTCCTTTTTCAACCGCTGCGATCCGTTGGACGACGTCCCCCACTTTGATCAAACCGCCATTGACAACCACAGCGCACCATCCGCCATGGCCGCGCATGGCATTGTAGCCGCCGGGACCCAAATTTTCTTCCATGCGTGAGCAGGGATGGCATTCGTCAGTCAAGACCAACTCTGCTTCCCCTATTTTGAAGCGTTGGCCTTTGAGGGAAAGTAGGTTGATACCTCGCACGATAATGTTGCGCCGGGTGAGTCCGGGATCGACTTTGTCAATGCCGAGCATCGAGGCTACGCCATCCAAATGTTCGCCTTGAATGAGCGTGACCTGTCGTTTTCCGCCTTTTTTCTCCGATTTCCGATCACCTTCGAGGCCACGATCGGCAATGGCAACGACTTCGGAGACCACTTTCAAAGCAGCTTTGCGCTCAGGTCGAAGGCCGATCCAAGCCACTTTACCTTGCCGCGGAAATTGCTGCATCAATTCATCCATGGATTTCATTGTGGGAATTTACATGGAAGACGGGAAACCAGATTGGATTTTTCATTTGGAGGGTGTTGGATATTGGTTCGACCGAGAACCGCGAAATCCTACCCAAAACTTGGTCCCCATCCCCGTCCGTCGTCAAAGGCCAGCAAAATCACCACCGCCAAAACGAGTAGGAGCCCAAGCACTTCGAGCAAAATGAACGGAAATAAAAGTCCGGCAATGTCGGTGTAGGGCGTTGAAAGGTCTCCATTTTCCCCCGCATGGCCAATAGGTAGAGGAAGACCGATACGAGAACAAGCCCGAGTGCGATGAAGAAGAGGACATCTTGGTAGGAAAGTCGGTATTCCTCGCCTTGAACGTACCATGCGATATGTATGAATGCCCAAAAGAATTCCAGGCTTTTGCCGATTCCTGTAAATAGCCAAACCATGGTAATCATGATTTGCATGTAAATCAGGAGCCTTGCCGTATCTGTCGCTGGAATTGAACCGCCGTAGTAGGACATCAGAAACATGGATAGGCCTACCAATTGCGTCAGCAAGGCTGCCAAGAGTAGATTTTGTCGGACTTCAAAGGGGAACATGTTGAAATTTGTTCACCCGAATCCCGTAAGATCAAACGTCAGCAGGAAGCCGATCACAAATAATATGAAGGGAATGAGCACCAACAATTCAACAATCACCAGCGGAATCAGAATGCGGTAAATCACCCTTCCGACGATTGAAAACGAATCCGTGCGGCCCGTGGCGCCCGCAAGTGTGACGACGATGCTGAAAAAGACCGCCAATGCAAATCCGAGCATCAACGAACCGACATGCGATTCGTGGAAAATATAACCCTGCAATCCCAAGGAGGCGATCAACGGAAATTCGACTTTTCCCAAACCCGTGACGACGAAGAACAGTGCACTGACGACGGTGCCAATCACCAAAGCTGTCCACCAGGGAATATTGACCCAAAAGTTTCCGAGGATCAGTGTTCCGGCACACAAACCTGCCGTTGTTTGTCCGAAGAGGGCCAGCATCAGCAATTGTTCGCGGAGTTGCGATGGAAAATGAAGGCTTGACCGACGATCTGACCGCCGTTCAAGCGTGGGTTCAGCTACCGATGACATAGGTTCCTTGGATGGTTGGAATTCCTGAAATGGGTTGTTCAAAGCCTTTGCAACGCAATTCGGGTGAATAGAGCAGCATTTGGGTCGTATCGTCATGCGCCACGTCAAAGCTGCCGGTGAAGGTCGTCCAAGGACGTTGGCTCCTTGCAAATCCCGTGGTATACGTGATCCATTCCAAGGGAATACGTGTGCCGGTTTTCCCGGTATCGATCAAGGCGATGCGGGTATTTTGGTCCTCTGCAAGCGCTTCCCCGATCAATTTGCGTGCTTCTGACTCTGAATGTGCGCCGGATAGATCCAACATCACAAAGCCGATGGCGGTATCTCCCGCCTGCAATTCGCCGGAAACTTGCGTCGCGCCCAATCGCTGCTTTTCCTGAATACCTAAAATCGGGTACTTGGACAGAAAGCTGCGCCCCGTTCCGCAATGTGTGTAGATATAGGGATGGCTCTTTGGAATCGCTTGGAGCGAATTCGCTTGGTCAGGGTTGGTTTTTAAGCTGATGAGATCTGCACCGTTTTCTGGAATCAGCTCCGAAATGGGCAGTAGTGGAGTGTTGGATTCGCCTGAAATGTCATATTCACTCAAGCGCAGGGTGATGGCTGATTTTGGAATTTCATGTTCGACGGGAACGGATGCGAGCATGCCCAAGCCTGCAACGAGCGATAGCACGCCGGGAAGCTTTCGTTGCGTGAGCATGGCGCCGGCGCCCGCGGCAGTGCAAAGCGTAGCGAGCATGAGGCGGTTGGGCAAGGTGAATTGGTCTCCCAACAACAGGGAACTGAGTCCCCAGATCAGGATCGGAAGCAAAAGAATGAGCGAATCGAGGTGCTTTTTCATGACTGTAACAGGAAAAGGATGAGCGAAAATTTGTAATAACGACGGCGGAAAACGGGAATGCGAAGGAGCAAGGCAGAAAATGTGCGGGTCAGTTTCATTTCAGGTAATGCGCTGAAGGTGGATCAAACTTGGTCTGCCCAGAGGGCCTTGCGGGAAAGGCGCTGCCGGGAAAGACCGGATTCCAGCGCTTCGTTTTTGTCTTGGGCGGCGGCGACTTTTTTGGGTTCGGGATTGGCTTCGAGCCCATTGATCATTGCCCAAGCCCAGTTGAATTGCGCCAAACTTTCCCGCCGCAAATCCGCGAATTGGTACCCGGAGAGCCTCAGAAGGTCGGCATGGTTGAACCAAACGACATCCAAGGCAGCTTCGAGCATGATGCGTGCGCTGAAGTGCGCGATTTTGCGCCGCAGCGCACTTTTGCCGTCGAGCAACATGGCGATTGCTTTGGCTTGAAAACGAATGTGCATGGATTCGTCGCGGAGGATTTGGTCGCAGATGGTAGTAAGGATCGGGGAGCGCGTGGCGTTTTTGAGCGCCGTATAATAAGGTACCGCGATGAGTTCGGCGGAGACAAGGATCATGAGGCTGTTGCGGAGACCAAAGGCATGGCGTGACAGGCGGAAAATCTTGTCGGTGAATTGACCTTCGGCCTTGGGCATGTTTTCCAGGGCCATGAACCTGCCGAGGAGCCGCGAATGGCGGTTTTCTTCGAAGATGAACCAATCCATCGCGTCTTGGTAGGCCGGATCGCCGCCCTTTTTGATCAGTTTGGCGACCTTGGCCTTGAGGTTGCGCGCCTCCGAACTTTCGCCGAGCTGAAATTGTCGGATGCTGTTGGCGACAATCGGATGGATTTCCGGAGGAATCCGTTCGAAATTGTTCCAATCGATGGGCAATTGCCGGGATTGGAAGTCCCGGTACCAATCCGCCCAAGCTGCAAAACTGTCTGAGGTTTTCATATTTTAAAAAGTGCTTTGTAGTGCAAAGTGAAAATTCAAAAAAAATGCGGTTCAACTCAGGCCACCCCCGCGGATGATCCGCTCCAAGGCATCCAAGTGGTCCCGAAAGGCCTTTTTGCCGGAGAGCGTCGCCCGGTAACTCGTATGGGGCTTTTTCCCGACGAATTTTTTACTGACCTCGACATAGCCGCATTCTTCAAGCTTGGTGGTATGGCTCGCCAGGTTGCCATCCGTCAAGTCCAGCTTTTCCTTGAAGGTATTGAAGTCGATGTCATCCGCCACCATCAGCAACGACATGATCGCCAGCCGGATGCGGTTTTCAAAAACCTTGTTGATATGATCGAGGTGTTCTTTCACCGTTCATATTTGAAGTACATCACCGCGCCATAGACGATGTGGGCAATTCCGAATCCCAAGGCCCAAAATACGAGTCCGTGGCCGATCCATACGGCGCAAGCGAGGCCCAAAACCAATTCGGTGAGGGCAAGGTAGCGAATTTCAGGAAGGGTGAATTTGCTGGCATTCAACAATGCCATCCCATAAAAAAGCAGCATGGAGGCTGGGATGAAGGCCACGGCGCCGTGCCAGAGCAAAATGAGGCAAAAGGCTCCGCCGGCGAAAAGGGGGAGCAAGAGGTTGATCAGCAAGGTTTTGCTTGTTGCGGTCCAGAGGGGAAGGTCTTTTTTCTTGGCCATTCTCCTGGAAAACAATGCTGCCAAACTCACTGCAAGCAACATTACGAGACCCGCATCGGCTGCAAAGAAGGTATAGACTTCTTCGCGGGTATGTTGCAGCGGGGTGCGGATGTAATCAAAG
Proteins encoded in this window:
- a CDS encoding HAMP domain-containing histidine kinase, yielding MQRNHELDSFVYRASHDLKAPLNSLMGLIEILKSESKDPELATYLHLMDKSVIKLDTFIRNLTEFSKIARLEIRNQGVDFNELIAEVGEGLKYMENAGRVAQQIELSPGPAFIGDSFHIGIVLGNLLSNAVKYQDLKKPDPWVKVTVNTTPQECQITVEDNGVGIAAAHQGRIFELFYRASNQSFGSGLGLYITRNAVEKMKGTIEMFSEEGVGTKFVVSLPNLNIAVDKG
- a CDS encoding MOSC domain-containing protein — its product is MKSMDELMQQFPRQGKVAWIGLRPERKAALKVVSEVVAIADRGLEGDRKSEKKGGKRQVTLIQGEHLDGVASMLGIDKVDPGLTRRNIIVRGINLLSLKGQRFKIGEAELVLTDECHPCSRMEENLGPGGYNAMRGHGGWCAVVVNGGLIKVGDVVQRIAAVEKGQETASV
- a CDS encoding transcriptional regulator, which gives rise to MKEHLDHINKVFENRIRLAIMSLLMVADDIDFNTFKEKLDLTDGNLASHTTKLEECGYVEVSKKFVGKKPHTSYRATLSGKKAFRDHLDALERIIRGGGLS